TAAAAAATATAAAACTCACATTAATGTATGATGGAACAAATTTTTTTGGAACTCAAAAAAACAAAAATTTAAGAACAGTTGAAGGAGTTTTAGAAATAACTTTAAAAAAAATTATAAATATAGAAAATATTGATATAACCTTTGCTAGTAGAACAGATAGAGGAGTTCATGCAATTGGTCAAGTTGCTAATTTTTTGATAGATACTAATATTCCAGGGGAGAGATTTAAAAATATTTTAAATAATAAACTTCCATCAGATATAAAAGTTAAAGAATCAATTGAAATAGAGAATAATTTTTCATCAAGATTTAATTCTAAAGGAAAAATTTATATTTTTTTTATAAATTACTCAAAAGAAGAACCACATCCTATAATTGATAGATACTCATTATGGTTTCCATATGAAATTAATTTAGATAGACTTTATAAAAATTTAAAACTATTTGAAGGAGAGAGAGATTTTTCTAGTTTTACAACAGAAGAAGAAAGGAGAGAAGTTTCAACAATTAGAGAAATATATGAAACAAATTTAATAAAAAAGAATAATTTTTTAATTTTGTATTTTTTTGGTAAATCTTTTTTAAGACATCAAATAAGAAGAATGGTTGGAGCGCTTCTTGAAATTGAGAGAAGAAATTTAAAAAGTGAGGTTCTTATTGAAGCATTTAAATCAAAGAAACATTTCATCGGAGAAAAAAAAGTTTCATCAAGAGGACTTTTTTTATATAAAGTGATTTATTAATTACCCTTTGCAAATTTTATAACCTTCATTGCAAGACAAAGTGTTGAATCTATAATTGGAATTTTTGTATTTATAAATTGTAATAATAGAGGAATTTCTGTACAACCTGCTATTATTATTTCTGAGCCACTTTTTATATATTCTTCAACTATTTTCATGAA
The sequence above is drawn from the Caldisericia bacterium genome and encodes:
- the truA gene encoding tRNA pseudouridine(38-40) synthase TruA; translation: MVKNIKLTLMYDGTNFFGTQKNKNLRTVEGVLEITLKKIINIENIDITFASRTDRGVHAIGQVANFLIDTNIPGERFKNILNNKLPSDIKVKESIEIENNFSSRFNSKGKIYIFFINYSKEEPHPIIDRYSLWFPYEINLDRLYKNLKLFEGERDFSSFTTEEERREVSTIREIYETNLIKKNNFLILYFFGKSFLRHQIRRMVGALLEIERRNLKSEVLIEAFKSKKHFIGEKKVSSRGLFLYKVIY